The Pricia mediterranea genome includes a window with the following:
- the asnB gene encoding asparagine synthase (glutamine-hydrolyzing) yields MCGITGIYSKEEIGNLETRITKMTESIEHRGPDSGAFFICKNKVALGHRRLSIIDLRNVANQPMTSSNGNWQIIFNGEIYNFKEIKKELSYDFITDSDTEVILAAVQDKGLDWFLKRANGMFAMAVYDSESEELLLVRDRLGIKPLYYYNDGTTLVFASEIKAILNSGLVEAEFNSSAVDEYLANRYIRAPYTFFKGIRQLEPGSFHRYGKTLNLTERIYWSLPKAFNVSTEFDEQKIKKEFEGEIKNAIEYRLIADVPLGTYLSGGVDSSLITAITALKKKDQVNTYTIGFEEMNEFDYARTVAEKYDTAHHEILMKKEDYLANWERLIAAKDAPLGVPNEIPLAIMSSKLKEKITVVLSGEGADELMGGYGRIFRLPFDHENHSPEDNFYDHFIAKYEYVPRHMRDELINTPTEYRDEFDDIVRNQFKEHGNKENVFRFFHQYHVKGLLQRVDMTTMQTSVEARVPFLDHNLIEFAYKSIPYQLKLKWLDENSEKLAKGQTADQYSEVLDIPKYLLREVSYSYLPEEIIKRKKVGFPVPLTEWFENLEELANKLLINCSWLKKGVLTDLIAKSKTEPRAGQILWMFVNIELFKKQYFATKWRW; encoded by the coding sequence ATGTGTGGAATTACCGGAATTTACTCCAAAGAAGAAATCGGGAATTTGGAGACGCGAATTACGAAGATGACGGAATCTATCGAACATCGGGGACCAGATTCAGGGGCGTTCTTTATCTGCAAAAATAAAGTAGCTTTAGGCCACCGGAGGTTGAGTATCATCGACTTAAGAAACGTGGCGAACCAGCCTATGACCTCATCGAACGGAAATTGGCAAATCATCTTCAATGGAGAAATTTATAATTTTAAGGAGATTAAAAAGGAACTTTCCTATGATTTTATTACGGATTCGGATACCGAGGTCATTCTAGCAGCTGTTCAGGATAAGGGATTGGACTGGTTTTTAAAACGCGCCAACGGCATGTTCGCTATGGCCGTTTACGACTCGGAAAGTGAAGAGCTATTGCTAGTTCGTGACCGACTGGGTATTAAACCGCTCTATTATTATAATGATGGTACAACGCTCGTATTTGCATCTGAGATCAAAGCTATTCTCAATAGCGGTCTGGTTGAAGCTGAGTTCAATTCTTCAGCGGTCGACGAATACCTTGCCAATAGGTATATCCGTGCACCTTACACTTTCTTTAAAGGAATTCGGCAATTGGAACCAGGTTCTTTCCATAGGTACGGGAAAACTTTAAATCTTACCGAAAGAATATATTGGAGCCTGCCGAAAGCCTTTAACGTTTCAACGGAATTCGATGAGCAGAAGATAAAAAAAGAGTTCGAGGGCGAGATAAAAAATGCCATCGAATATCGGTTGATTGCCGATGTCCCCTTGGGAACGTATCTGAGCGGCGGAGTTGACTCAAGCCTGATAACTGCCATTACGGCATTAAAAAAGAAGGATCAGGTCAATACCTATACCATAGGTTTTGAAGAAATGAACGAATTCGATTACGCCAGAACGGTGGCTGAAAAGTACGATACGGCACATCACGAAATTCTGATGAAAAAGGAAGACTATTTGGCCAACTGGGAACGACTTATTGCGGCCAAAGATGCCCCCTTAGGTGTTCCAAATGAAATACCGCTGGCCATTATGTCTTCTAAATTGAAGGAGAAAATAACCGTGGTGCTATCCGGTGAGGGCGCTGACGAATTGATGGGGGGTTATGGTAGAATATTCCGTCTTCCGTTTGATCATGAAAACCATTCCCCTGAAGATAATTTTTACGACCACTTCATCGCTAAGTATGAATACGTGCCAAGACACATGCGCGATGAACTGATTAATACCCCAACGGAATACCGAGATGAGTTTGACGACATCGTACGTAATCAGTTCAAAGAACATGGAAACAAAGAGAACGTATTTCGTTTTTTTCATCAATACCATGTAAAAGGCTTGCTGCAAAGAGTCGACATGACCACCATGCAAACCTCTGTGGAGGCCCGAGTACCGTTTCTTGATCATAATTTGATCGAATTCGCATACAAGTCCATACCCTATCAACTCAAATTAAAATGGCTGGACGAAAATTCCGAAAAACTGGCAAAAGGCCAAACGGCCGATCAGTATAGTGAGGTGCTGGACATACCTAAATATCTATTGCGGGAAGTATCTTATTCATATCTTCCAGAAGAGATTATAAAGCGGAAGAAGGTGGGATTTCCTGTGCCGCTTACCGAATGGTTTGAAAACTTAGAGGAA